The DNA window TCAGATCCGCGTGGTAAATACTGTTGGTCACACTTAACTGATTTAAAACTTGCTGACATCACTACTCGCTGCTCTAGCATGGTGAAACTTACACAATCTCATATCAAAGCGTTAACTCCTGGTTACACATTTCAAGATGTTATCACACACTAAAACCACACCAGGTGAAGGTTCCAGACTAGCATGCCTTTGTGAACCCTAGTCTTGCTAAGACTATTCCAGTAGTTATCATTGGCCAGGTAAggtttctgctgctttttctgATCATGTCATTAATTTGCACGTTGTGCACATTCATACAAGTTTGCATTTTAAGTACTCCCTTAATATTGTATGATTAATGTTAATATCACCACACAGGTAACTGTTTATTAGTTACTAAGTAAACAGACTTTCCCCTTTAAGAATTGTATGTGCTTTATTTGAACATGTTCAACTATAACATGAAGATTGTATTGACTGTGTGGTCAGTAGTTTACTTTATGCCATGTTATGAGTTTCAAAATCAACAGAGAACCTTGACTTAATTATTAATATCAGGAGTATTTGTCTTATGCTGACATATCTGTGGTTAAAGATCGTTGCAAAGGCgtaaagatgtaaacacataaacttttattttaaaacatgttggatATTTCATGGTAAAGGAACAGCTATATAACACTGTATAAAATTATACAGTGACTCGTCTTTTGTAGATGtccaaatttgtgtaaaagcTAGATATTCTGTTCTTCTTACAGCTTTCAGTTTGCAGCTATTCGTCTAAAAGCACTGGCACTCTCAGTCAAAGCAGCTGTACATATAAAAGAACAGCCCGCCTCTTTATGCAGAGATTGCTTTTACTGGAGCACAGTTCACTTACAAACATTGCAGTAGTGGTGGTACACACAATGGTGAACTTTACCTTGATGCCAGTTTTATTCTGCACCATGAGTAAGTACACGTTTCACTATTTTCTCATACAATGGTTAAATCTGTACCACAATCCAAGTGATTTGAATCTTGTAGCCAACTTTACTCATAGGCATTGTTGGGTTTGTGTGGAGTTTGACATTTAGGAATATTTTCTTGTTTCAGGTTGGATCTCTTCCTCGGTCACACAGTTTTACACAGCGGAGGTTCAGCCTGGTCAAGAAGTCACACTGAAGTGCTCCAATATCAGCAGATATCGCTCCCACAtattttggtttaaaatggcCAGCAGTCCCAATGCCAGCTGCATCTCAGCTATGTCCAGCTCTGATAGCAACGTTTCTTTctgtgatggatttaaaaaaagcaaatttcACATGACATCCAACACCTCTGTGTTATTTCTTGAGATCAAACAAGTGAATTCTTCTGACTCTGCGCTTTATTTCTGTGGAGAGAAACAGACTGATGGAAAGACAATCATCTCAAGTGGAACATATTTAAAAGTTCAAGGTAAGTAATGCTGTTTATGGTATTTTattgtaaagaaaaataaaaaaaaaaaagcaaagaaaattaTATACAATTTTgagtaaatgtaaaaacaggaagtagactttgtaaagttttcattttaattgtcCATTTTGTAGACGTGGCTGATGGATTAACACATGAACAAATGATGACTGTGATCCTGGGCAATTTAACTGTTTTCCTTCTACTGGTCATCTTTAGTCTGGCTGTTAAAATCAGGAGATTTCATACAGGTATTTATATGACTTCATTTAAATTGTCCAATCAAACATTTGTGGTATATTACTGACCGATGTATTGTCCCTGTCGTTTAGCTCAAGATGATCCACAGAATCCACAACAGAGTGAGGTAATCTATTTTAATATTAGATTTTGACTTTAGATTAAGATTTATAAGGGCATAACAAAGACTTCCAACTTGAACCATTGGGGGTTcgagttgtttttatttaactgtgtttgatttttttgttgtttttgtttttagaaactAGAAACGGTCACTTTTCAGATTAGGTTTCATATATTCTTTTTGGCATCTCAGTTTTTTTGTCAACAGTTTTCATTGGTGCTTCCAAAAAAGGTGAAAATTAGATTGGAAAGTGCTGAATGTTAATCTAACCTTAACCTTAACCGAACCTGATACCTAGATAATGGCCTCTGTCCTGGTGGATGTTAACATGTGATGTTTTGGGATTACtgaatttaaacattttcatttacagAATGTGAATTCTGATGCCATGACCTATACAGCAGTGAGTTTCCATCCCAAAGCTAAAATCAGAAGGCCTGCACCACCGAGGGAGCTGGAGCCTAATGTTGTGTACGCTGCTACGAGATAGACTCACAAACCGAACCCAACGTTAGCTCAGAGTGGAACATGATCTGTATGTGGGGTTTTGTACCGTTGGTGTGTGGGAAGAGTTGTAATTATTAATTATGTAAAATTTATGCAACCACTGTTAATTGGTTTATAAGACAACAATACATTTTCATTCAAATAATCCAAAATACAATTTTGGCAAGAACCCTAAATGTTACAGAACTTTTATCTGAACTTTATAGTCTGTTGATTAAAGATGACCTATAATGCACATTTCAAGCCATTGTTTTTGTCCTTCTGTTCTACTACACTACACCCTCTCTTGGCGATATTGTTGTATATATTACATGAGTAATTATTAAGTCATTTTCAGTACAATACATATATTTAGACATATTTAAGTCCCTTTCTTCTGTTGGTTTATTGTAAAgcgtttttgtttctgttctaGAGATTTCTATCAGAATCCAAAGCCTGATGCTTATAGTTCTTTCATTGTAGTACGAATCACTGGTCTGGTTGCCGAAATGACCAAACTGTGAAAAGTTAAAAGAGCAAGAGCTTTCACTCACTTGTTATATTCTTCTAAATAAAGAATctcagatatatatttttatatataattttttccaTTTAGGTAGAAATATGGAGATGAATAAATACATGAAATTACGTATGAAATTATTTTTCTCATTCACACTTTCTAATTTCCAGAGAAACTACAGGACAAACCATGGGGTATGACAGCATAACATTaaactaaaatatttattttgaagACATATTTTAATTGCTTCTCATTATTTGTGGACATTTTGCACAGTACAGTCTATAATTTCTTGGACAAAAACGCATCTCTTGTAGTTTTACACCACCGGAACTGAGATCAAACAATCACtgtgtgattgaagtgcagacatTCAGATTTAATTTGAGAGTTTTGAAAATCTACTTTATTAGAGCCATTTTTCTACACTTTTCACCATGTACAGAGACTTAAATCAGACAACATAGCATAAATTTAAATATAAGGATCGTTTATAATACTGGGATGAAAATCCTTTACAGTCGATGACTGTCTGAAGTCTGGAACCCACAGAATCATTGCAACAAAAGTTTtcagagaattaaaaaaaaaaaaccaacaacctcAGACCTCTTAACGTGAAGATAGAGTATATTTCATACAGTATTTACAGTGAGCAAGTTTGTAGAAGTAACTCAAACCTCTCTAAAGCTGTATCACCATACAGCTGCCTGAGGGTTTGTAACAGGTCTCACTTATTTAGACCCACATCACCAGTTCAGCTCTACGACGTGCATCGCGTGTTCAAACTTGTGAAGAGATGCTTGCAGCAGTGTGACATTTTCTCACCCTAAAGTAAAAGCATGTGTTTCTGAAGACTCATAGCAGAAGTAGCTCCCACCGTCTGCAGTATGCAGTACAAAACTGACATCTGTGGAAACTGGCCTTACCCTTAGATCAGcagtgtcaaactcattttatttcaagTAAACCATAAATTATTACCtataaatattttcctttgtttttgccAAAAAAAATGAGAGTACACAGCTGGAGATGACTTAACTTATCAAACTGCTATGCTAACAGCAAATACACTAAGAATGCTCCTGTATTTGTACTTGGGTGGAATTAAAAAGGTGGTCAACTACTCATACAGAGATGCATTTGTAATAACTTACAACATAATGCTTCCTGGTgcaataaacacacaaagacaaagaaatgatGCCTCGTTCACCACAATTTCCACACGTTATAAAGTCATGCAGTGGGCTGGAAGTTGTATGTTTGTGACCCCTGATCTTAAGGCTATTGGAACCACAGACTATATATAAAGGATGGTTGCACTCACCATGATGTTACCCACTGGTTTCtgaactttatattttaagcctcagagttttttatttttgctactACCATGCTGGTTTTTAAAGCCTTAATTGACAATATGTAGACAAGCACTGAGTCATAATTGGGGGTGGATTCCCATTAATTTCCTATGGCGGACACCACAGATGTAACAAGGTTGATTTAAACactcaaaattaaatgaaagaGGTCATCATCAAGTGCATAGGGTGGAGAAAGTCATAAGACCTTGAGGCAATCAGatgtaaaaaacaatatttatgtgtgttttaagTCAGTCAGATTTGACCCGAACACGACAGGAATacatccattcgcttctgcttatcctttccagggttgtgggggcgctggagcctgtcccagctgtcatagggcaa is part of the Maylandia zebra isolate NMK-2024a linkage group LG3, Mzebra_GT3a, whole genome shotgun sequence genome and encodes:
- the LOC101471678 gene encoding uncharacterized protein LOC101471678 — translated: MQRLLLLEHSSLTNIAVVVVHTMVNFTLMPVLFCTMSWISSSVTQFYTAEVQPGQEVTLKCSNISRYRSHIFWFKMASSPNASCISAMSSSDSNVSFCDGFKKSKFHMTSNTSVLFLEIKQVNSSDSALYFCGEKQTDGKTIISSGTYLKVQDVADGLTHEQMMTVILGNLTVFLLLVIFSLAVKIRRFHTAQDDPQNPQQSENVNSDAMTYTAVSFHPKAKIRRPAPPRELEPNVVYAATR